The following coding sequences lie in one Gammaproteobacteria bacterium genomic window:
- a CDS encoding ATP-binding protein: MLKGSFQLLRIIIIDSFWRGKVNELNFSGHTQLEGTNGAGKTSLMRMLPLFYGMRPSDIVSKVDQSKNFADYYLPRESSMLVYEYQRPSVASQEPQICQMIATSDGRGIQYKLIDAPYRSEFFIGEDNKPLKIKEIVAKYQANLSNVHCSNFLGVDKYRQVIQKLRSGSKSKEIKQLQNRYSLSNSPCPHIDKVVNGTIEKNLDFDAVKRMLVSIVEDYIARSDITGSKEYMQLNKDEISQWLNDIQASRSVQKVADKIALWKDDFIVLGNSLTKLKHLAALSVDHHQDAKQTEQELIEQRLQAKKQREQSQRQLEKLKDELGLEIKAIKREVESDQAFIDKLDLDKQNFDDDDAPSYQLKADNKAQLLNRLSDVNQLIETFEGEIANIGAKFESMIAKLDLSSAKHNAKQQEQIALISQQANVKSTECEQQYQGQKDLLVAQQQQQFLTLSNAQAQLEVKLETTEHLVLSVQIPAPLNDKRLQCEQALKQGQQQYSEQLQAQSQQELHLAKLSSQREQALHQLVGDKRLLDELTRDYHLITQQINPEVGSLHHYLDNHASNSNNSELSWKDNIGRILSPQLLARQDLSPHYLEPERLTSDNSTADAAIYGLTIDLEQLSDDNALSLSESELRNEAERISDKLTAQMAQVEQQEALIAEQNKVIEQQNTIILSLKQQTLRLQQEIEQLGQQSQRNDVECRQALLDEKQKFSQQIEQLSAQLKKNSQQQADFNQQKTDDLHELNNQLLENKMVIESDSSSQLDTINEQLTSYNDQQKQLKKDYQQQLKKEINQHDPDGEIDKCIQEQQGLKKSLTECDVFAEKARKYQSFMQSSFSQRESLTNNNNQRQLALNRLNEQLVKDSEVANVELRRAKDSISRINEAIAKNEELLIGLERGKTQCDGLDIVAELDDNASIFQPEMVPRFIDQDATSYRAQKDRLSKAINGFSEMFRRQHAGSQLYSNWVKLVAENDSYQSSESVFKYQHAISDLLSTADQLQQSTGQLIDVNAIKIDEFYKHLTNFKKEINRVGRKLSDNVTALAQFEALAEININTISKIESLDYWAQLKTFSESYDMLRDDLNDPNREVPEELISAMRELSRVLPAEGVSLEHHELFDIEFVITEKGEVKRARNARQLKKISSTGLSYLAMLSLFAGILSMLRGNNEYPTSVILPVDELGELAAENIDLLLKMFAQNSIVMLSASPSTDRHILSLYQRHYKIKDSKLYHADIPQSRLDQLLAQRKQDLLVNQTTAMSGIASGELSS, from the coding sequence ATGCTCAAGGGTTCATTTCAGCTGTTACGGATCATCATTATTGACAGTTTTTGGCGCGGTAAGGTTAATGAATTAAACTTCAGTGGTCATACCCAGCTTGAAGGAACCAATGGTGCAGGAAAAACCTCGCTAATGCGGATGCTGCCATTGTTTTATGGCATGCGCCCCAGCGATATTGTGAGCAAGGTTGATCAATCAAAAAACTTTGCCGACTATTACCTACCTCGCGAGTCGAGCATGCTGGTTTATGAATACCAGCGACCAAGTGTTGCCTCGCAAGAGCCTCAAATTTGTCAAATGATTGCAACCAGTGATGGCCGCGGCATTCAATATAAGTTAATTGATGCGCCATATCGCAGTGAGTTTTTTATTGGTGAAGATAACAAGCCATTAAAAATAAAAGAAATAGTCGCTAAATATCAGGCTAACTTAAGCAATGTGCATTGCTCTAACTTTCTTGGCGTTGATAAATACCGTCAAGTTATTCAAAAGCTACGCAGTGGCAGCAAAAGCAAAGAAATTAAGCAACTTCAAAACCGATATAGCTTAAGCAACAGCCCTTGTCCGCATATCGATAAAGTGGTTAATGGCACCATTGAAAAGAATCTCGACTTTGACGCGGTTAAGCGAATGCTGGTCTCTATTGTTGAAGACTATATTGCGCGCAGTGATATTACTGGCTCAAAAGAATATATGCAGCTTAACAAAGATGAAATTTCGCAATGGCTTAACGACATTCAGGCCAGTCGCAGCGTGCAGAAGGTTGCCGATAAAATTGCGTTATGGAAAGACGACTTTATTGTATTAGGTAATTCGCTGACCAAATTAAAGCACCTAGCGGCGTTAAGTGTTGACCATCATCAAGATGCTAAACAGACCGAGCAAGAGTTAATCGAACAACGTCTGCAAGCTAAAAAGCAGCGTGAGCAAAGTCAGCGCCAACTCGAAAAATTAAAAGACGAGTTGGGTCTTGAAATTAAAGCGATTAAGCGTGAAGTTGAAAGTGATCAGGCCTTTATTGATAAGCTCGATCTCGACAAGCAAAATTTCGACGACGATGACGCACCAAGTTATCAGTTAAAAGCGGACAATAAAGCACAGTTGCTCAACCGTTTGTCCGACGTTAACCAACTGATCGAAACATTTGAAGGTGAAATTGCTAATATTGGCGCCAAATTCGAAAGCATGATCGCCAAGTTAGACCTGAGCAGTGCTAAGCATAATGCCAAACAGCAAGAACAAATTGCATTAATCAGCCAGCAAGCGAATGTTAAAAGTACTGAATGTGAGCAGCAGTATCAGGGTCAAAAGGACTTGCTAGTCGCTCAGCAACAGCAACAGTTTTTAACCCTAAGCAATGCGCAAGCCCAGCTCGAAGTTAAACTCGAAACCACCGAGCATTTGGTGCTGTCGGTGCAGATCCCTGCGCCACTAAATGACAAGCGCCTGCAATGCGAGCAAGCGTTAAAGCAAGGGCAGCAACAATATAGCGAGCAACTGCAAGCGCAAAGTCAGCAAGAGCTTCACCTTGCCAAGTTAAGCTCACAACGCGAACAGGCGCTGCATCAGTTAGTCGGCGACAAACGCTTGCTTGATGAATTAACGCGAGATTACCATTTAATTACTCAGCAAATTAACCCAGAGGTTGGTTCACTACATCACTACTTAGACAATCATGCGAGTAACTCCAATAACAGTGAGCTGAGCTGGAAAGACAATATCGGCCGCATTTTGTCGCCGCAGTTATTAGCGCGCCAAGATTTAAGTCCGCATTACTTAGAGCCAGAGCGATTAACTTCAGATAACAGCACCGCTGATGCTGCTATTTATGGCCTGACCATTGATTTAGAGCAGTTAAGCGATGATAACGCCTTGTCGCTTAGTGAAAGTGAATTGCGCAATGAAGCCGAGCGCATTAGCGACAAGCTAACAGCGCAAATGGCGCAGGTTGAGCAGCAAGAAGCCTTGATTGCAGAACAAAACAAAGTAATTGAGCAGCAAAATACGATTATTTTGAGTTTAAAGCAGCAAACATTACGTTTGCAGCAAGAAATAGAGCAGCTAGGGCAGCAATCACAACGTAACGATGTCGAATGTCGCCAGGCTCTGCTGGATGAAAAACAAAAGTTTAGTCAGCAAATCGAGCAGCTTAGTGCGCAGCTCAAGAAGAATAGTCAGCAACAAGCCGATTTTAATCAGCAAAAAACAGATGACTTGCATGAGTTAAATAATCAATTACTTGAAAATAAAATGGTGATCGAAAGTGACAGCAGCAGTCAGCTCGACACGATAAATGAGCAGTTAACCAGTTATAACGACCAGCAAAAGCAGCTTAAGAAAGATTATCAGCAGCAGCTCAAAAAAGAAATTAATCAACACGATCCCGATGGCGAAATCGACAAGTGCATTCAAGAGCAACAGGGGCTTAAGAAATCGCTGACCGAGTGTGACGTTTTTGCTGAAAAGGCGCGTAAGTACCAAAGCTTTATGCAAAGCAGCTTTAGTCAGCGCGAATCACTGACCAACAATAACAATCAGCGTCAGTTGGCGTTAAATCGACTTAACGAACAATTAGTCAAAGACAGCGAAGTGGCTAATGTCGAACTGCGCCGAGCCAAAGACAGTATTAGTCGGATTAACGAAGCGATTGCCAAAAATGAAGAGTTGCTAATAGGGCTAGAGCGGGGAAAAACGCAATGTGATGGCTTAGATATTGTGGCCGAGCTTGATGATAACGCCAGCATCTTTCAACCTGAAATGGTGCCGCGCTTTATTGATCAAGACGCGACCAGTTACCGCGCGCAAAAAGATCGCTTAAGCAAAGCGATTAATGGTTTTAGCGAAATGTTTCGCCGTCAGCACGCTGGCAGTCAGCTGTATAGCAACTGGGTTAAGTTAGTGGCTGAAAATGACAGCTACCAAAGCAGTGAGTCGGTGTTTAAATATCAGCATGCAATTAGTGACTTGCTGTCTACTGCTGATCAGTTGCAGCAATCGACCGGCCAGTTAATTGATGTTAACGCGATTAAAATAGATGAATTTTATAAGCATTTAACCAACTTCAAAAAAGAAATTAATCGCGTTGGCCGTAAGTTGTCAGACAATGTCACTGCGTTGGCGCAGTTTGAAGCGTTGGCAGAAATTAACATTAATACCATTTCTAAAATCGAGTCGCTTGACTACTGGGCGCAGCTAAAAACCTTCTCCGAAAGTTACGACATGTTGCGTGACGATTTAAATGATCCCAATCGCGAAGTGCCCGAAGAGCTGATTAGCGCAATGCGTGAATTGTCACGGGTATTGCCAGCCGAGGGGGTATCACTTGAGCATCACGAGTTATTTGATATTGAATTTGTGATCACCGAAAAAGGCGAAGTTAAACGCGCCCGTAATGCGCGGCAGTTGAAAAAGATTAGCTCGACCGGTTTGTCATATTTAGCGATGTTGTCGTTATTTGCTGGCATATTGTCGATGTTGCGCGGCAACAATGAATACCCAACTAGCGTGATTTTACCGGTTGATGAATTAGGTGAGCTGGCCGCTGAAAATATTGATTTGTTGCTAAAAATGTTCGCTCAAAATTCAATTGTGATGCTGTCGGCGTCGCCGTCAACCGATCGTCATATTCTGTCGCTTTACCAGCGTCATTACAAAATAAAAGACAGCAAGTTGTACCATGCCGATATTCCACAATCTCGCCTTGATCAACTACTGGCCCAGCGTAAGCAAGATCTGTTAGTCAATCAAACAACTGCGATGTCTGGCATTGCTAGTGGAGAGCTTTCATCATGA
- a CDS encoding phosphoglycerate mutase family protein, with translation MKIILIRHGKPTAATNPSLTAAEFSRWVTDYNNSTVAPDSVPSTSLTQLVAGCYIVSSCLPRASHSALLCSGQHADLTFRQLSEMALPCYKLPLKLSVNRWLLFNRVSWLLGFNGQVESFKTAKIRAKFMAQQLQNLAQTHQRVAVFGHGLINHFIAQELKRLNWQSSPADKGYWGSIQLQQVVIA, from the coding sequence ATGAAGATAATCTTAATTCGGCACGGCAAACCCACCGCTGCAACCAATCCCTCATTAACGGCAGCAGAATTTTCACGCTGGGTTACAGATTATAATAACTCAACGGTGGCACCAGACAGCGTGCCGTCCACCAGCCTAACTCAACTAGTCGCTGGCTGTTATATAGTATCAAGCTGTTTACCCCGTGCGAGTCACTCGGCACTATTGTGCAGCGGGCAACATGCTGATTTAACCTTTCGCCAGCTTAGTGAGATGGCGCTACCGTGTTACAAGCTGCCGTTAAAATTAAGCGTGAATCGCTGGTTGCTTTTTAATAGAGTCAGTTGGTTACTCGGCTTTAACGGCCAAGTTGAATCCTTTAAAACAGCAAAAATACGTGCTAAGTTTATGGCACAACAGCTCCAAAATTTAGCGCAGACTCATCAGCGAGTCGCGGTATTTGGTCATGGCTTGATCAATCATTTTATAGCGCAGGAGTTAAAGAGGCTTAATTGGCAATCGTCACCCGCTGACAAAGGTTATTGGGGCTCGATTCAATTGCAACAAGTTGTAATCGCATAA
- a CDS encoding cold-shock protein produces MSNKVQGTVKWFNESKGFGFLEQASGPDVFAHFSAISGDGFKTLIEGQKVEFTVSQGQKGPQADDIVAL; encoded by the coding sequence ATGTCTAATAAAGTACAAGGAACCGTTAAGTGGTTCAACGAATCTAAAGGTTTTGGTTTTCTAGAGCAAGCTTCTGGTCCTGATGTTTTCGCTCACTTCAGCGCTATCTCTGGTGACGGCTTCAAGACTCTTATCGAAGGTCAAAAAGTTGAATTCACAGTAAGCCAAGGTCAAAAAGGCCCACAAGCTGACGATATCGTTGCTCTTTAA
- a CDS encoding LysE family translocator — protein MTIELWVSFIGASMILCFSPGPTVFLVMGQALAHGKRSVVPLVAGALAGDLIAMGFSFIGIGVLLATSAALFTLLKWVGALYLIYLGLKAWRSKATINPPRRLKRSSVFFNALIVTALNPKGIIFFLAFFPLFINANAPLLPQMAILVGSFLAVSTVSVSFYATSSAALRHRVSSINFQNSFNKVSGGMLIGAGAITASIEHNG, from the coding sequence TTGACCATTGAACTATGGGTTTCATTCATTGGGGCCTCAATGATCCTGTGCTTTTCGCCGGGTCCGACCGTTTTTTTAGTCATGGGTCAAGCACTAGCTCATGGCAAGCGGTCGGTGGTGCCGTTAGTTGCTGGCGCACTGGCGGGCGACCTTATCGCCATGGGGTTTTCATTTATTGGGATTGGCGTTTTACTCGCAACCTCGGCGGCGTTATTTACGCTGTTAAAATGGGTCGGTGCGCTCTACTTGATTTATTTAGGCCTTAAAGCTTGGCGCAGCAAAGCAACCATTAACCCGCCTCGCCGACTAAAAAGAAGCTCGGTATTTTTTAATGCGTTAATTGTCACAGCACTAAACCCCAAAGGCATCATCTTCTTTTTGGCCTTTTTCCCGTTATTTATTAATGCCAATGCGCCATTGCTACCGCAAATGGCTATTTTAGTCGGCTCATTTTTAGCGGTATCAACAGTCAGCGTCTCATTTTATGCAACTAGCTCAGCGGCATTGCGCCACCGAGTGAGTTCAATCAACTTTCAAAACAGTTTTAATAAAGTAAGCGGCGGCATGTTAATTGGCGCTGGCGCCATCACTGCGTCGATTGAGCATAACGGTTAA
- a CDS encoding LruC domain-containing protein, with the protein MNIKDKTSLLVLPLIFAAVANAEPLFQTQLSENTSSLFNKFGSSVAISGDIILVGAPGISNDAGQSCVFRRSEQSWNLDACLLASSPAVITHQQFGLAVAIAGDYSAVAATEQNGGNVGVVYLFKHQNDNWAEIQALVNPQSTSNDYFGAAVSMSSDYLAIGSPSVSAANSGSVYIYKKTDSGWAQDIEITSTSSMKNNRFGSAVMLSGDYLIIGDHENGNAKEGTAYIYKQQDQIWKLQASLKGGTVTRNGDFGISVAISDYYAVVGAKSENNPDDKKLKKSGAVYVYKRTGTLWNHQAKLIASDSAMGNNFGTSVALSGDYITVGTEKANTATGVTYLFNNNNNFWTEQYKFEAADPNKQDHFGHAVAIAGDYLVIGAHNKEIALDVSGAAYTYDLNIDTTPTASELELDQTLATLNNSPNTLDSDGDDISDSDEINILGTDPTLADTDNDGLTDKEEITIYQSNPLVADTDGDGLSDLEEVIFYNSDPTLADTDGDGFSDFIEVTDSKTDPALVDSDSDGFTDQQELTQTNTNPTLADTDGDGLSDNEELNIYQTNPLIADSDNDGFSDGNEVNYYETDPLDAASVTNSSTLSTSFSPAEGETGTMAFEDEWPLKGDYDFNDAVFNYNIEETKQDGLVKQIVFSVLPVARGAIYDNSLRLLINTPVSNVSSAVVKYKGTTSELAAIADGNKTLFIIIDKIEDALPSPKGFKMSNTLSGSPKVTGQLYKVTINFNSPLTPAILGAPPYNSFIARVLDNGEMLEVHFPGKFPTKQASRRKFGQFDDDSDITQDRYYQTKDNLPWAMQMPAAWHHTKERVDLSNGYPDILNWASSKGKKNKNWYKSKRKGKFVFEEVPDI; encoded by the coding sequence ATGAATATCAAAGACAAAACTTCACTATTGGTTCTGCCGTTAATTTTTGCTGCCGTGGCAAACGCCGAACCGTTATTTCAAACCCAGCTATCAGAAAATACCAGTTCACTGTTTAATAAGTTTGGTAGCTCAGTAGCTATCTCAGGAGACATTATTTTGGTCGGGGCACCTGGAATCTCAAATGATGCCGGCCAATCATGTGTGTTTCGAAGAAGTGAACAAAGTTGGAATTTAGATGCTTGTTTGCTCGCTAGTTCCCCCGCTGTTATTACTCACCAGCAGTTTGGCCTTGCTGTCGCCATCGCTGGAGATTATTCGGCTGTTGCTGCTACAGAGCAAAACGGTGGCAATGTAGGAGTCGTTTATCTCTTTAAGCACCAGAATGATAATTGGGCTGAAATTCAGGCATTAGTTAACCCGCAATCTACCTCTAATGATTATTTTGGTGCCGCCGTCTCAATGTCATCCGATTACTTAGCAATTGGTTCACCCAGTGTGAGCGCTGCCAATAGTGGATCGGTTTATATCTATAAAAAAACCGACTCAGGCTGGGCACAAGATATTGAAATAACGTCGACTTCAAGCATGAAAAACAATCGATTTGGCTCCGCTGTGATGTTATCAGGAGACTATTTGATTATTGGCGACCATGAAAATGGCAACGCCAAAGAAGGAACCGCCTATATCTATAAACAACAAGATCAAATTTGGAAACTGCAAGCTAGCTTGAAGGGCGGCACAGTGACTCGAAATGGTGATTTTGGGATATCGGTTGCTATCTCTGACTACTACGCGGTGGTTGGTGCAAAATCAGAAAATAACCCAGATGATAAAAAGCTAAAAAAGAGTGGAGCAGTTTATGTTTATAAGCGAACGGGAACACTTTGGAATCATCAGGCTAAGTTAATTGCTAGCGATAGTGCTATGGGAAATAACTTTGGTACATCGGTAGCCCTTTCTGGAGATTACATTACCGTTGGAACAGAGAAAGCCAATACAGCGACCGGTGTTACTTACCTTTTTAATAACAATAATAATTTTTGGACTGAGCAATATAAATTTGAGGCCGCAGACCCAAATAAACAAGATCACTTTGGTCACGCTGTTGCAATCGCTGGTGATTATCTGGTGATTGGCGCGCATAACAAGGAAATTGCGTTAGATGTATCGGGTGCCGCTTACACTTATGATCTCAACATTGACACAACGCCAACGGCGAGCGAACTTGAGCTCGATCAAACATTAGCCACGTTAAACAACAGTCCAAACACCTTAGATAGTGATGGTGATGATATAAGCGACAGTGACGAAATTAATATATTGGGCACGGACCCCACTCTTGCAGATACTGACAATGACGGTTTGACTGACAAAGAAGAGATTACAATTTATCAATCTAATCCATTAGTTGCTGATACGGACGGCGATGGACTTAGCGATTTAGAAGAGGTTATTTTTTATAATTCAGACCCAACCCTAGCCGATACTGATGGTGATGGCTTTAGTGATTTTATTGAAGTTACTGATAGCAAAACTGACCCAGCCTTAGTTGATTCAGACAGTGATGGTTTTACCGATCAGCAAGAACTAACGCAAACCAACACTAATCCAACGTTGGCCGATACCGATGGTGATGGCTTAAGCGACAATGAAGAGCTAAACATTTATCAAACCAATCCATTGATTGCCGACTCTGACAATGATGGGTTTAGTGATGGCAATGAAGTTAATTATTACGAAACTGACCCATTAGACGCTGCCAGTGTTACTAATTCTTCGACTTTGAGCACTTCTTTTTCACCGGCAGAGGGGGAAACTGGCACCATGGCTTTTGAAGATGAGTGGCCGCTCAAGGGGGACTACGACTTTAACGATGCGGTGTTTAATTATAATATTGAAGAAACAAAGCAAGACGGCTTAGTTAAACAGATAGTCTTTAGCGTGTTGCCAGTGGCTAGAGGAGCTATATACGATAACTCATTGAGATTATTGATTAATACCCCGGTCAGTAATGTAAGCAGTGCGGTGGTGAAATATAAGGGCACAACCAGCGAGTTGGCTGCTATTGCTGACGGAAACAAAACCCTATTTATCATTATCGACAAAATAGAAGACGCATTGCCATCGCCAAAGGGTTTTAAGATGTCTAACACCTTATCCGGTAGTCCTAAAGTTACCGGCCAGTTATACAAGGTAACTATTAATTTTAACTCACCTTTAACCCCGGCAATATTAGGGGCTCCACCATACAATAGCTTTATTGCCAGAGTCCTTGATAATGGCGAAATGCTCGAGGTTCATTTCCCAGGAAAATTTCCGACAAAACAAGCATCAAGAAGAAAGTTTGGTCAATTCGATGACGACTCCGATATTACCCAAGATCGTTATTACCAAACGAAAGATAACTTGCCTTGGGCGATGCAAATGCCCGCTGCTTGGCACCATACTAAGGAGAGAGTCGATTTGTCTAACGGCTATCCCGATATTTTAAATTGGGCATCAAGCAAGGGGAAAAAGAATAAAAACTGGTATAAAAGCAAACGTAAAGGCAAGTTTGTTTTTGAAGAGGTCCCTGATATTTAA
- a CDS encoding YkgJ family cysteine cluster protein codes for MKTCNSCGKCCIKYSNGALSASVDEIEMWEVFNPDIAEYVRNGEIWADPSSGKLLELCPFLTKTTDAKSRVKYSCDIYYDRPDDCKYYPSNVQEMINDQCEMIEAQDLLDLKKSQKKLDIIMIDSR; via the coding sequence ATGAAAACATGTAATTCTTGTGGCAAATGCTGCATAAAATACAGCAATGGTGCTTTGTCAGCATCTGTCGATGAAATCGAGATGTGGGAAGTGTTTAATCCTGACATTGCTGAGTATGTTCGAAATGGTGAAATATGGGCTGACCCTAGCAGTGGTAAATTGTTAGAGCTGTGCCCATTTTTAACTAAAACCACCGATGCCAAATCTAGAGTAAAATACAGCTGCGACATTTACTATGATCGCCCCGACGATTGCAAATATTACCCCTCTAACGTGCAAGAGATGATTAACGATCAATGCGAAATGATTGAAGCACAGGATTTGCTTGATCTAAAAAAATCACAAAAAAAATTAGATATTATAATGATCGATAGCCGATAA